The window TAAAGAAAAAGGCTGGCAACCTAAAAGTTATACTGAAGATTTTGAGATTCAAGTAGCGTTATCAATTGAAGGCAAGAAAAGTTCATGGAACCATTTTGCAAGAGTATATGATGAAAAGCCTAATAGTATAAATGTAAGTCATGTACAGCGTACTAGGTGGTCTCAAGGTCATTGGTATATTGCTTTTTCAAAAACGTATCAATTAATAAAATCTTTTTTCAAGTCAGAAAATTTAGTTCAGTTATTTAATAAAGTTGAGACCCTTATCTATTCTTATTCTATGTTGAGAGCTATATGGCTATTATTGATAGTTATTTTAATAGGGGTAGACGCAAGGTTTATTGAGAAACTCCCCTCTTTATTTTCTCTATTTTATTTTTGGATCCCGTTTGAACTGTTAAATTATGTTATTTTACCATTAGTATATATCTTTCAAGAAGGAGAAGAATATTTTTTGAAACTTTCTTATTATGGAAAAATAAAAGAATTATTTTTATTGTGGATAAGCTTCTTTTTCACAACATTTATCTATAATTTTGCTCAGATACAGGGGTTCTTTACTTGGTTTTTCCCTCAGAATAATTGGAAAAAAACAGATCATACTAGAAATATAAATTATGATGATTTATCTGAAAAAGTGAAAAAAAGAGGAGTACCTATCAATAAAAAAGATTAGTCATGGGATTGATAGGCATTTTTTATAGTTACAATACGTCTAAAAATGAAGTTCGGTTAAATGATACTAGTCTAAAAAATACCCTACAGATACTTGGAATTGCAATGTATGATGTAGCATTTATCACACTTTGATAATTAATACTACTAAAAAGGACTGAATGTAAATGAAAAAGAAAAGAGTATTGCTGATGTTGAGTACGATATTACTTATAGGTGTTGTAGTGACTAAAGTAAGTGTACATGCCCAAGAGGTTGAGAGTAAAGCGGAAGTTGTGGAAAAAAAGAATGCTTCGTTAACTACTACTGATAATTTGGCAAAAGTCAGCAAAAAGATGGAAGTTAAAAATCTAGGAAATCCAGGTAAAAATAAAGATAGTGAACGCAGGGCTATGACTAAAAATAGCCTTCAATTAACGGGGATTTTGATAAAAAAAGGAGAACAAATTGAGATAACCTTAAGTGAAAATACTACTGGAGTAAATGCGTATATCGGTATCTATTCTAGGTTTAATGAATTGAATAATGGTGAAGATAAATCCTTGGAAAAAACGGAACTTAAACCTGGTGAAAATAGAATAGAGAGTGCCATTGATGGTGTTTTATTTATAGAAAATTTATCGGAAGGCTTTCAATCCGTAAATGTAGAAATTAATGGAGGAAATACGATACCCTATTATATTTATGGAAAAACTACACAAAAAGAATGGCAAACAATGTTAGAACAGTCAGATGCTCCTGTTTTTGCAATTACGACAGAAAGTATAGACATAATAGCTAGTATGAACTATGTAGATTCAGTTAAAAATCAAGATATGAATACAAGAGCAATGTATTGGGACAAAGTTATTTCTTCTTATGATGATATGTTGGGTTTAGCAGACAAAGGATTGGGATACGGAAGAGCACAATCTCATAGCGATAAATTATTATATATATGTTCTGATATAGCCACTGGGAATCCTTTCGCAATCAATGGGCGTATTGAACTGAAGAGTACTTCTAAGGAATTGTTAGAAGGTGATATGAATAAAATGCTGGAAACTTTTTTTCATGAAACAGGTCATATTTATCAGTCACCGCAGTTGCAGTTTACTTCAGGATACAGTATGTTCTCAGAGATTACTAATGAGCTATATAGATTCAATGCGACTGAAAAAGTTGGAGATAAAATTACAGAATGGTCAAAGAATGATAGAGTAGATGCCGTTGCAAATATGAAACTTTATTTAGACAAACCGTATGCACAAAAAGATTTCACTAAATTTGAAGATTCATGGGAAAGTAAAGTAATTTTAATGGGGTTCTTTTGGCAATTAAAATTGGCATTTGGTGATAATTTTTTCCCATTATTGTATCAGGATTTAAGGATGGTTGATTCGCCTAATTACGAACCAGAGGCACTTATCAAGCAATATGTTCTATCCACATCAAAAATTTCAAATAGAAATTTAATTCCATTTTTTGAAAAATGGGGAATTAAAATGGATGATGAGACACGTTCTGAGTTATCAAAATATCCAAAACTAGAAAAAGAAATATGGAATAATATTATTATTGATCCAACATTAGAACAAAAAATTGTAGAAACAGATTTGCCTCGATATAGTGTGCCTTACATTCCAAATGATGAGATGAAACCTGTTGATTACTATTTAGGTAAAACCATTGACTCTAAGTTATTTACATCAGAAAATTATGGTGATAGTAGTATAAAAGCAAAAATAAGTAAAATAGACTATAACCCTAGTATCGAAAGTTCCTCAAAAGTTACGATTGTGATGCAAAATGATAATGGAGTCGAAAATAAAACAGATTTACCTATAAACTATCACTATGGAGATGCTATTTCTTTAATAGGTTACATGGGTAGTGAAGAACGTCTAATTTTGACAATACAAAAAGAAGAACAATTCATTAAACCTTTTATCGATACAAATAGAAATACGGCAATTGAAAGTGGAACAGGGGAATACGCAACAATTACACTGCTGGATAAAAATTTAATTGTTAAAAATTTTATTACTATTAATAAGGAAGATAATTCAGAAGATTTACAAAGAAAAGTAACGCAGTTGAGTTATGAAAATGGAGACATTTTTATTTTAAAATGTGTAACTAATAATAGGCAAAAGTCATACGTTGATAGTCAATTGGATTTAAAACAAGATGAAGCTAAAAAACAAGAAGTATTTAAAATTGAAGATAATCGATTTGTGAATCTAAAAAGTCAGGAATTAATTCCTACAGGAACATTAAAAGAGAAGTCTGTATTAGTTGGTGAAAAAGCCAATTCTATCGATTTTTTTGATACTATTTCGGATGTCTTTGGAAAGGATCAGGTAATGGTTTCATTTGATAATGAGGAGCCGAATTTGCGCTTTCCTGGTGAGTATAACCTTGGAATCACACTGAAAAACAAGCTGTTGTATGAAAATAAATACACAGGTAAATTAACTGTTGCATATGGAAATGCGTTAGAATTTATAGGATATCAAGAGAAAAAAAGAGTTATTTTAAGAGTAGAAAATAATCAATTGAAAGCCTATAGTAACCCAGGTGATAGTTCACAGTTTGAGACAGGGAATGCAACCTATGCAGTTGTTACAATCTATGATAAAGATTTCAAAAAAATAAAAACGGTGTCTGCAAATAATGCAGAGACACCAGATAGATTTGTTTCTGAGCTAACGGGTACAACTGTTTCTGACGGAGAGTATATAAATGTTCGGATGAATCAAGCTAGAAAACTTGCTTCCTACGTGAATAATCAAAGTGATCTTCTTGAAAAAGATTCACAAACAAATGAATGGTTTAGATTTTCAGAGAATACATTTGCACATCTTACACAAGAAGAGCTGATGCCGTCTATTGAATGGGAAGATCTGAATACGTATGTTGGTGAAACATTTGCTATTAATAAGTTCATTAAGAAAATTGAAGATCCAGTTAATGCTAATGAGGTGGAAGTTAAGGTGGAAAATCCACCAAATATTTCTACTTCTGGAGAAAAAGATTTTAAAGTTAGTGCAACAAATTCGATTGGAAACACAAAAGAATATAATTTGAAATTAGCTGTTATGTATGGTAACTCATTATCTCTAAGAGCTTACCTTAAGACGGACGAACGCGCTATAATAAGATTGGACAAGAAAACTAAAAAAATAATTGCCTATTCTAATCCTGCTAGAGATACGGTGCTGTCAAGTGGTGATAAAGAGTATTGGAAGTTTGAATTATACGATCAAAATCATAAGTTAAAATTGGAAACTAGCGCTAAAGCTAATGAAAAGCCATTTGAATTTTCAAAATCAATTACTGGAACGAGCTATGAAAATGGTGATTATATTAGAATGATGTGTATATCGGGTGGAGATTTTATCAGAAACTATATAGATAATAACTTACAAGAAGAAGAAAAAAGTACTACCCAAGTTTATTTCATAAGTGATGATAAACTTGAAATTTCAAAAGATGAACCAATTAATTTAAAATCAGAAAAGACAGAGGCTACTATTGATCAGTATTCAAAGCTATCATCAGATGATTTGATGATCTTGTTTGGGGTAACTTCTGCTAAGGGAGTGAATAAAACTTCAGATTATAAGGAAAGCATGTCTAGTACTCCGGGAAAATATAATGTTAAGATAACAGGAACATCATTTTTTGGGAAAAGTGAAAGCCTTGATTTAGTAGTGAATGTCAAACATGTAGATATTCCCTATACGTATCTAAAAAAAGCTTACTGGAAAGATTATGGGTTAGTTATCGAGGGGATTTCTGGAATTACAGACAAAATTGTTGGAAATAAAAATAATATTTCTAAAGAACTCATAATAAAGGATAGTGAAGGAAAAGAAGAGACTATTATCACGGGTAGTACTACTAATTGGTATAATTTTAATGATTATAATGGATACCAATTTATTTTAAATAGAGAAATAGCCAATGGCTTGTCAGAGGGACAACACCTGCTGTATGTGAAAACATCTTATAGCGATGGTAGTTCGATTAGTGAACCAATCAAAGATAGTCTTCTTACTTTGAGATCATACACTAGTTCATATTTTGAAAAAATAGAAAGTATCCCACCTATGAATTTAGCCGGATCGGCACTGAATTTTGTTAAGGTAAATAATGGAATGGCATTGAACATAAAGAAACTTGACTATGCTGTAAATATTATTTCTAAATACGAAATCAAAAAAGATCAGTTAGCATACGATGGATGGATATATACAGATAAAT is drawn from Carnobacterium gallinarum DSM 4847 and contains these coding sequences:
- a CDS encoding M60 family metallopeptidase; translation: MKKKRVLLMLSTILLIGVVVTKVSVHAQEVESKAEVVEKKNASLTTTDNLAKVSKKMEVKNLGNPGKNKDSERRAMTKNSLQLTGILIKKGEQIEITLSENTTGVNAYIGIYSRFNELNNGEDKSLEKTELKPGENRIESAIDGVLFIENLSEGFQSVNVEINGGNTIPYYIYGKTTQKEWQTMLEQSDAPVFAITTESIDIIASMNYVDSVKNQDMNTRAMYWDKVISSYDDMLGLADKGLGYGRAQSHSDKLLYICSDIATGNPFAINGRIELKSTSKELLEGDMNKMLETFFHETGHIYQSPQLQFTSGYSMFSEITNELYRFNATEKVGDKITEWSKNDRVDAVANMKLYLDKPYAQKDFTKFEDSWESKVILMGFFWQLKLAFGDNFFPLLYQDLRMVDSPNYEPEALIKQYVLSTSKISNRNLIPFFEKWGIKMDDETRSELSKYPKLEKEIWNNIIIDPTLEQKIVETDLPRYSVPYIPNDEMKPVDYYLGKTIDSKLFTSENYGDSSIKAKISKIDYNPSIESSSKVTIVMQNDNGVENKTDLPINYHYGDAISLIGYMGSEERLILTIQKEEQFIKPFIDTNRNTAIESGTGEYATITLLDKNLIVKNFITINKEDNSEDLQRKVTQLSYENGDIFILKCVTNNRQKSYVDSQLDLKQDEAKKQEVFKIEDNRFVNLKSQELIPTGTLKEKSVLVGEKANSIDFFDTISDVFGKDQVMVSFDNEEPNLRFPGEYNLGITLKNKLLYENKYTGKLTVAYGNALEFIGYQEKKRVILRVENNQLKAYSNPGDSSQFETGNATYAVVTIYDKDFKKIKTVSANNAETPDRFVSELTGTTVSDGEYINVRMNQARKLASYVNNQSDLLEKDSQTNEWFRFSENTFAHLTQEELMPSIEWEDLNTYVGETFAINKFIKKIEDPVNANEVEVKVENPPNISTSGEKDFKVSATNSIGNTKEYNLKLAVMYGNSLSLRAYLKTDERAIIRLDKKTKKIIAYSNPARDTVLSSGDKEYWKFELYDQNHKLKLETSAKANEKPFEFSKSITGTSYENGDYIRMMCISGGDFIRNYIDNNLQEEEKSTTQVYFISDDKLEISKDEPINLKSEKTEATIDQYSKLSSDDLMILFGVTSAKGVNKTSDYKESMSSTPGKYNVKITGTSFFGKSESLDLVVNVKHVDIPYTYLKKAYWKDYGLVIEGISGITDKIVGNKNNISKELIIKDSEGKEETIITGSTTNWYNFNDYNGYQFILNREIANGLSEGQHLLYVKTSYSDGSSISEPIKDSLLTLRSYTSSYFEKIESIPPMNLAGSALNFVKVNNGMALNIKKLDYAVNIISKYEIKKDQLAYDGWIYTDKFDFNNPHTKEVVILDSNGKTKITKKIPTWDIKKTFNIESNDHLKYSGFQLILDTSGIEPTDTIYVVIKDTASKELFRTLVEL